GCTGATGACGCTCTGCGATGATGAAAGTAATCAAGGGCAGTGTGTTGCGCCAAATGGTGAAGGATTTGATCTCATTCAAAAACGTTTTAATATCGATAAGGCTGAGTTAAAAGGGCTTGAATTAGCACTCTCCATGCCGATCAATGAGTTTGTCAGCGTGAATGGTAGCTACACCTACACCAAAACCAAGCAAAAAACCGGTGAGCATAAAGGTGATCCATTAACGGGCGTGCCTGAGCATCAATTTAACCTTGGTGTGGATTGGGACATTAACGAAAAAACCCAAGTCTGGGCGAAAGCGCGTTACAACGGTAAAGAGTATCAAATGAAAAAAGGCGTGGCCGGTAAACGCAATGACAGTTTCACTACGTTTGATCTTGGCGCGTCCTATAAATTTAGCGACGATGCGACGCTTTATGCGGGTATCTATAATGTCGGTAACAAGAAAATTCGTGAGATCGATCATGGTTATACGCAAGATGGCCGCCGTTATTGGGTGGGTGTGAATGTGGATTTCTAAGCGTGCATTGGCACTACGATGAAATTTTGTTGGCATCAATCGGTGACAAAATGATATTAAACGATATTTTTTAAATCGGTTTACGCTACAATGTGAAGCGGGTACAGAGAGTATCCGCTTTTTCGTTAAGTTTCATCGATGTTTATCGATTTGGCTTCCTGAGAATCTCTCCCTATAATAGAGAATCCTATTTAAATGACGGCGTTAATCGGCCGTTATATTATTGACGAGACCCCTCATTCATGCGCATTCAAGCCGATCAGTTACCGCAATTACTTCCCCAAAATTCTGCGTGGCGCGGACTTTTGGTCGCGGGCGATGAACCCTATTTGGTCATCGAGGCGCAGGATTTTGTACGGCATTTTTTACGGGATCAAGCGGGCTTTTTAGAGCGGGATCTCTTTGAGGTGGCTAGCGGATTTGATTGGAATGATTTTCGTGAATCAACGCAGAGTCTTTCGCTCTTTTCTGAACGAAAAATTGTAGAACTCCGCTTTCAAAATCGCCCCGATACCGTGGCGCAGCGGCACCTACTTGAATATTTCGAAAACCCCTCCCCCGATATATTCCTACTAGTGAGCGTTCCGCGCTTAACGAATCAACAGCTGAAAGCCAAATGGGCGGACGCTTTTGATAAAAAGGGCGCAGTGATGCCGATCTATCCGCCGCGACCTTATGAATATCCCCGCTGGATTGTCGCTCGTGCCCGTCAAAAAGGATTGAGGCTTTCGGATGATGCGATCGATCTTTTAGCGGTTCATAATGAGGGGAATCTCTTTTCGGTGATGCAAGAGCTCGATTATCTTGCGCTCTTTTATGGCAATGATCCGGTAAGCGGAGAGGGTCTAAAAGAGGCGTTGACGCAAAGCTCGCGGTTTATCACTTTTGATCTTGGCGATGCGCTATTGGCCGGCGATATTGAGCGAATTTTCCGCATTATTGATGGCCTTCGTGAAGAGGGAGAGCCGGCCACTCTTGTCAACTGGGTGCTCCACAAAGAGATCGCAACTCTTGGCATGATGAAAGCGGAACTTGATAATGGTGCACCGATGCAAGAGGTACTGAAAAGTGTGTGGCAAAATAAACGCCCGCTCTATCAAGGGGCACTGAGACGATTTTCGCCCAAATTGTGGCAACATTTAGCGGAGATGCTCGTCCAGATCGATGAAGCGATCAAAGGGGAGTTGAAAGAAGATCCTTGGAATGCTATTTTGCGCGTCTCTTTTGCGTTAGCAGGCAAACGCCTCCTTTCGCTAAGTGCCACGGTGACGCCTTAATTAAATCAACCAAAATTGAGGGATAACGCCATGAGTGATGCACTTTTTCATGAAACGCACAACAAGGATAGTTTTATGCAGTTAGATGCGATGGTGGAAGCGGTATTAATGGCCGCAAAAGCCCCTCTTACCATTAATGATTTATGCGATATTTTTAGAGAAAACGGCATCAGCAATGATGAGATGACCGAGGTGCTCGAAGCGCTCCAAGAGACTTTGTCGGGGCGGGGTGTTGAGCTGGTGGAAGTGGCAAGTGGTTGGCGTCTTCAAGTGCCGGCGCGCTATAACCATTGGGTGGAGCGTCTTTTTGAAGAGCGTCAAGAGCGCTACAGTTCAGCCCTTTTTGAAACGCTTGCGCTTATTGCCTATCAGCAACCAGTTACCCGCGGGGAGATTGAATCGGTGCGCGGCGTTGCGGTGAGTACCAATATTATTCGCACTCTTGAAGAGCGTGAATGGATTAAGGTGGTGGGCCGTAAAGAAACGCCCGGTCGCCCACTTTTATATGCCACAACTGAAAAATTTCTCGATGATTTTAATCTCAAAAGTTTGGAAGAGTTGCCACTTCTTGAAGATTCTATTTTGCTCGATGAAGCGAAACAGCGTGAAGTGGAATTTAATGAGACGCAAACACGGCCCGCCTCGGCGTAAAAATAAAATCTGCTTAACCGGCTCGATTCTTCTATACTGATTCTTTTAATATCAAACACAACAAAGGGTCTATGTTCAAACCATTATCCCTCTATATCGGCCTGCGTTACACGGCTGCAAAACGGAAAAACAATTTCATCTCATTTATCTCATTTGTCTCGATTGGAGGCATTGCGCTCGGCGTGATGACGATGATTGTGGTGCTCTCGGTGATGAATGGCTTCCAAAAAGAGGTGGCTGAAAAGAGTACTGAGATGGCCTTTCATAATCAGGTAATGAGTGATACGGGCAAATTGTCCGATTGGCAGCGACTGCTCGATCTGCCGGAAAAGATTCCCAATGTGATTGGCGCAGCGCCGTTTGTGAAGAGTCAGGGGCTTGTTAATGCCGATGGCGATATGAAGCCGGTGCTTATTTTTGGCGTCGATGGCGCGTATGAAGGGGCGGTCTCCAATGTTAATGACGCGGTGAAAACCATTGAAGAGGGTGCGTGGAAAGCGGCGGATTTTACCCTGTTACAGGAGGGGGAATTTGGCATTATTTTAGGCAAGAGTCTTGCGACGGATTTCCGCGTGACGATTGGTGATTATGTCTCGCTTGTTACCTCCGATATTAATGTCACTGTCGTTGGCGCCTCGCCGCGGTTAAAGCGCTTTAAAGTGGTTGGGCTCTATGAGGCGGGGCTTTATGATTATGAAAAGAGCCATGTTTTTGTCCATTTAGAGGATGCGGCGCGCCTCGCTAAACTGCCGAAAGGCGATGTCAGCGGGATTCGTCTTAAACTTGAAAACCCGATGCGAGCCCACGATACGGCGCTTGCGGTACAGCGCTATCTTGGCTTTGATAATGATCTTACGGTCTATACTTGGATCGATCAATTCTCTGCGATCT
The window above is part of the Ignatzschineria sp. RMDPL8A genome. Proteins encoded here:
- the holA gene encoding DNA polymerase III subunit delta: MRIQADQLPQLLPQNSAWRGLLVAGDEPYLVIEAQDFVRHFLRDQAGFLERDLFEVASGFDWNDFRESTQSLSLFSERKIVELRFQNRPDTVAQRHLLEYFENPSPDIFLLVSVPRLTNQQLKAKWADAFDKKGAVMPIYPPRPYEYPRWIVARARQKGLRLSDDAIDLLAVHNEGNLFSVMQELDYLALFYGNDPVSGEGLKEALTQSSRFITFDLGDALLAGDIERIFRIIDGLREEGEPATLVNWVLHKEIATLGMMKAELDNGAPMQEVLKSVWQNKRPLYQGALRRFSPKLWQHLAEMLVQIDEAIKGELKEDPWNAILRVSFALAGKRLLSLSATVTP
- a CDS encoding lipoprotein-releasing ABC transporter permease subunit, which encodes MFKPLSLYIGLRYTAAKRKNNFISFISFVSIGGIALGVMTMIVVLSVMNGFQKEVAEKSTEMAFHNQVMSDTGKLSDWQRLLDLPEKIPNVIGAAPFVKSQGLVNADGDMKPVLIFGVDGAYEGAVSNVNDAVKTIEEGAWKAADFTLLQEGEFGIILGKSLATDFRVTIGDYVSLVTSDINVTVVGASPRLKRFKVVGLYEAGLYDYEKSHVFVHLEDAARLAKLPKGDVSGIRLKLENPMRAHDTALAVQRYLGFDNDLTVYTWIDQFSAIYKMIEIEKITMFIIMSLIVAVAVFNVVSMLVMVVTEKRSEIAILRTLGMRPRSIMFIFMVQGTFIGFFGALIGIVLGVLIASNVQPIVHFVENLLGKTIFEPSVYPVSEIPSLILAGDVFLVSGIAFILASLATLYPAWKAARTQPAEALRYE
- the scpB gene encoding SMC-Scp complex subunit ScpB, with the translated sequence MSDALFHETHNKDSFMQLDAMVEAVLMAAKAPLTINDLCDIFRENGISNDEMTEVLEALQETLSGRGVELVEVASGWRLQVPARYNHWVERLFEERQERYSSALFETLALIAYQQPVTRGEIESVRGVAVSTNIIRTLEEREWIKVVGRKETPGRPLLYATTEKFLDDFNLKSLEELPLLEDSILLDEAKQREVEFNETQTRPASA